One Fusarium falciforme chromosome 1, complete sequence genomic window carries:
- a CDS encoding 37S ribosomal protein S19, mitochondrial: protein MYATRVLLKRSVWKGPHLVPLPIVWPKSPGDKVPPVRTQARSATILPNFVGLKFEVHNGKDYHEVTITEDMVGHKLGEFSPTRKPNIWDKR from the exons ATGTACGCGACACGGGTTCTCCTTAAGCGCTCTGTGTGGAAGG GCCCACACCTTGTGCC CCTCCCCATTGTCTGGCCCAAGTCCCCCGGCGACAAGGTCCCTCCCGTACGAACGCAGGCCCGATCTGCCACGATTCTGCCCAACTTTGTTGGTCTCAAGTTCGAGGTTCACAACGGCAAGGACTACCATGAGGTGACCATTACTGAAGACATGGTCGGACACAAGCTCGGCGAGTTTTCACC GACGCGGAAGCCCAACATTTGGGACAAGAGGTAG
- a CDS encoding J domain-containing protein, whose amino-acid sequence MPSATASGADTGGSARSRDHKQGNQGRTYTPDQEAAVIRIRRCEATAFYDILNLESVKATCTEAEIKKAYRRQSLLTHPDKNGHPHADEAFKMVSRAFGILGDKEKKEKFDRFGTDPDSRFASAQANNPFFSQRAGGGMNRGGPMFDDDLTPEEMFARFFGGGGGFGGGPFGAFDTGPQFVFNFGGGPGIRVHQFGGARPRTRPREANQGRQNENNGIQTLLGLLPIILFFILPVITSLFSGGSSSSTSAGPRMVYDNPAHPYTEERKTPNLNVQYYVNPDEIAQYNDGKLNKLDRTAELNLVRHLKAECENEMIYRQRLRDAAQGWFYQDPEKMELAEAYTMPSCERLHTLGIGR is encoded by the exons ATGCCCAGCGCAACCGCTTCAGGAGCCGATACAGGCGGTTCGGCCCGCTCTCGCGATCACAAGCAAGGGAATCAGGGACGAACCTATACGCCAGACCAGGAGGCAGCAGTTATCCGCATTCGGAGATGCGAAGCCACAGCCTTTTACGATATTTTGAACCTCGAGAGCGTCAAGGCGACATGTACAGAAGCGGAGATCAAAAAGGCATACCGGAGGCAGTCGCTTCTGACCCATCCTGACAAGAATGGACACCCTCATGCGGACGAGGCCTTCAAGATGGTCAGCAGAGCGTTTGGAATTCTGGGcgacaaggaaaagaaggaaaagttCGATCGATTCGGCACAGATCCTGATAGTCGATTCGCCAGCGCTCAGGCTAATAACCCCTTCTTCTCGCAACGAGCCGGCGGTGGTATGAACAGAGGCGGCCCCATGTTCGATGATGATTTGACCCCTGAAGAGATGTTTGCTCGCTTCTTTGGTGGTGGAGGGGGGTTCGGTGGCGGTCCATTCGGAG CTTTCGACACAGGCCCGCAGTTTGTCTTCAACTTTGGCGGAGGCCCCGGTATTCGAGTTCATCAGTTCGGTGGAGCTAGGCCGAGGACGAGACCGCGCGAGGCCAACCAAGGCCGACAGAACGAAAACAACGGCATCCAGACCCTCCTGGGTCTACTACCCATCATCCtgttcttcatcctcccgGTCATCACCTCGCTCTTCTCCGGCggctcatcctcgtcaacctcTGCTGGACCTCGTATGGTCTACGACAACCCCGCGCACCCCTACACCGAGGAGCGCAAGACGCCGAACCTGAACGTCCAGTACTACGTGAATCCCGACGAGATTGCCCAGTACAATGATGGAAAGCTCAATAAGCTCGACCGAACAGCTGAGCTCAACCTCGTACGACACTTGAAGGCAGAGTGTGAAAATGAGATGATATACCGGCAGAGGTTGAGAGATGCCGCCCAGGGATGGTTCTACCAGGATCCCGAGAAGATggagctggccgaggcgTATACGATGCCGTCTTGCGAGCGACTTCACACGCTGGGGATCGGTCGATGA
- a CDS encoding Transcription initiation factor TFIID subunit 10 — MASDAPEKTEQSPAAQNGPADAAPPAPTVPESRLPSRKDTSLREFLNKMDDYAPIIPDAVTHYYMTKAGLPPPPQTDPRLARLLALATQKFIADIAADAYQYSRIRASSNTNNPMGSLGAAAGFPIPGQPTGQPGNKDQNKGAPLGIQRPGYGGGGQGGSQNRTVLTMEDLGMAVGEYGVNVKRSEFYR, encoded by the exons ATGGCTAGCGACGCGCCCGAAAAGACAGAGCAGTCCCCCGCTGCGCAGAATGGCCCTGCTGATGCGGCGCCGCCCGCTCCTACGGTCCCAGAGTCACGACTCCCGTCGCGCAAGGATACGTCGCTGCGAGAGTTCCTAAATAAGATGGATGACTATGCTCCCATT ATCCCCGATGCAGTCACTCACTACTACATGACCAAGGCTGGTCTTCCTCCCCCTCCGCAAACCGATCCCCGCCTGGCGCGACTGCTTGCCCTCGCCACCCAGAAGTTCATCGCCGACATCGCTGCCGACGCATACCAATACAGCCGAATCCGCGCATCGTCCAATACGAACAACCCCATGGGCTCACTCGGCGCCGCTGCCGGATTCCCCATCCCCGGCCAGCCGACCGGTCAGCCTGGAAACAAAGACCAGAACAAGGGCGCGCCGCTCGGAATCCAGCGACCGGGCTACGGCGGTGGTGGTCAGGGTGGTAGCCAGAACAGAACGGTCCTCACAATGGAGGATCTGGGCATGGCGGTTGGAGAGTACGGCGTCAACGTGAAGCGGAGCGAGTTCTACCGCTGA
- a CDS encoding Cellulase domain-containing protein yields MLFTDILLASAGASLAFAAPCTKRAGKFIFTGSNESGGEFGEGNLPGKLGTDYIWPETSSIDTLIGTGMNTFRVGFRMERVTPDGITGSIDEDYIKGLESVVSHITGQGAYAVLDPHNYGRFAGNIITSTDDFGTWWSKVAKRFANNKHVIFDTNNEYHDMDNSLVAKLNQAAIDAIRGAGATSQYIFVEGNSWTGAWSWVSSGNGDAMKDLKDPQDKIIYEMHQYLDADSSGTSETCVSTTIGVERIKEATQWLKDNGKKGILGETAGGANEQCYTAVQGELQHLLDNSDVWTGWLWWAAGPWWHDYMFSMEAPSGTGYTKFLPKIKKFIAA; encoded by the exons ATGCTGTTCACTGATATCCTTCTCGCAAGCGCTGGCGCTTCCCTTGCTTTCGCCGCTCCCTGCACCAAGCGAGCTGGAAAATTCATATTCACCGGCTCCAATGAGTCCGGTGGTGAGTTTGGGGAGGGAAACCTCCCTGGAAAGCTCGGCACCGACTACATCTGGCCAGAGACAAGCTCTATCGAT ACGCTCATTGGCACCGGCATGAACACCTTCCGTGTGGGCTTCCGCATGGAGAGAGTTACTCCTGATGGCATCACGGGCTCCATTGATGAGGACTATATCAAGGGCCTTGAGAGTGTTGTCAGCCACATCACTGGCCA GGGCGCATATGCCGTTCTGGACCCTCACAACTACGGCCGCTTCGCCGGCAACATCATCACGAGCACAGACGACTTTGGCACCTGGTGGTCCAAGGTAGCCAAGCGCTTCGCTAACAACAAGCACGTCATCTTTGACACCAACAACGAGTACCACGACATGGACAACTCCCTCGTGGCCAAACTCAACCAGGCTGCCATCGACGCCATCCGCGGCGCCGGCGCAACTTCCCAGTATATCTTTGTCGAGGGTAACTCCTGGACCGGCGCCTGGTCCTGGGTCTCTAGCGGCAACGGTGATGCCATGAAGGACCTTAAGGATCCCCAGGACAAGATTATCTACGAGATGCACCAGTACCTCGATGCAGACTCGTCTGGCACATCCGAGACGTGCGTCAGCACCACCATCGGTGTGGAGCGTATCAAGGAGGCTACTCAGTGGCTCAAGGACAACGGCAAGAAGGGCATCCTCGGCGAGACAGCGGGAGGCGCCAACGAGCAGTGCTACACGGCCGTGCAGGGCGAACTCCAGCACCTCCTGGACAACTCGGATGTCTGGACCGGCTGGCTCTGGTGGGCTGCCGGACCCTGGTGGCACGACTACATGTTCAGCATGGAGGCGCCCAGCGGAACGGGCTACACCAAGTTCTTGCCCAAGATTAAGAAGTTTATTGCTGCTTGA
- a CDS encoding AA-permease domain-containing protein has protein sequence MASNDVEKTDMGYDVSMPTEKVERGDQDLHIRGLETSAETSLQRGLKARHITMIAIGGAIGTGLIIGTGKALAQAGPGSVFICYTIIGFVVFLVMAALGEMAAWLPMSAGFTGYASRFCDPSLGFALGWTYWFKYIIVTPNQLTAAALVIQYWVPRETVNPGVFIAIFLVIICVINYFGIRFFGELEFWLSSFKVITICGIILFSLIVALGGAPDGDRRGFRYWNNPGAFKPYIMEGDAGKFLGFWSCMVNATFAYLGTELVGVTVAEAQNPRKTIPRAIKLTFYRILFFYCLSVLLVGMIVPYNSPELKFANESKKNNASASPFVVAAKIAGVSSLSHVINACICVFVFSASNSDLYIASRTLYGLASDGSAPAIFKKTDKHGVPIYALAMSACFALLAFMNVSDDSTKVFGYFVNLTTIFGLMSWISILTTHIFWCRARKAQGLANEALPYVAPFGAKGSYAALFMCILVALTKNYDVFVGGNFGKEKYKTFITGYLGIPVYLILIFGHKIVTKSRGIKPHEVDFYTGKDIIDREEEEFLARKAALREAEGVKRGNWFYKTFVSWLF, from the exons ATGGCTTCCAACGACGTCGAAAAGACGGACATGGGCTATGATGTCAGCATGCCCACCGAAAAGGTCGAGCGCGGCGACCAGGACCTGCACATCCGCGGTCTCGAGACGAGCGCCGAGACGTCGCTGCAGCGTGGTCTCAAGGCGAGACACATTACCATGATTGCCATTGGCGGTGCCATTGGTACAGGTCTGATTATCGGTACCGGCAAGGCTCTCGCTCAAGCTGGTCCTGGTTCTGTCTTCATCTGCTACACCATCATTGgtttcgtcgtcttcctcgtcatggCTGCTCTGGGCGAGATGGCTGCTTGGTTGCCCATGTCTGCCGGTTTCACTGGTTATGCTTCTCGGTTCTGTGATCCTTCGCTTGGTTTTGCGCTCGGCTGGAC ATACTGGTTCAAGTACATCATCGTCACGCCCAACCAATTGACGGCTGCTGCTCTCGTCATCCAATACTGGGTCCCTCGAGAGACGGTCAATCCAGGTGTAttcatcgccatcttcctGGTCATCATCTGCGTCATCAACTACTTTGGTATTCGATTCTTTGGTGAGCTCGAGTTCTGGCTCTCGTCGTTCaaggtcatcaccatctgcggcatcatcctcttctccctgATCGTCGCCCTCGGCGGCGCCCCTGATGGTGACCGAAGAGGTTTCCGATACTGGAACAACCCTGG TGCCTTCAAGCCTTATATCATGGAGGGCGACGCTGGCAAGTTCCTCGGTTTCTGGTCCTGCATGGTCAACGCCACCTTTGCCTACCTGGGTACCGAGCTCGTCGGTGTCACTGTCGCCGAGGCCCAGAACCCCCGCAAGACCATCCCCCGCGCCATCAAGCTCACCTTTTACCGAATCCTCTTCTTCTACTGCCTCTcggtcctcctcgtcggcatGATCGTCCCCTACAACTCCCCCGAGCTCAAGTTCGCCAACgagtccaagaagaacaacgCCTCGGCCTCGCCCTTTGTCGTCGCCGCCAAGATCGCCGGTGTCAGCAGCCTGTCCCACGTCATCAACGCCTGTATCTGCGTCTTTGTGTTCTCCGCCTCCAACTCGGATCTGTACATTGCCAGCCGTACCCTCTACGGTCTCGCCTCTGACGGTTCTGCCCCTGCCATCTTCAAGAAGACTGACAAGCACGGCGTGCCCATCTACGCCCTCGCCATGTCGGCTTGCTTTGCCCTGCTCGCCTTCATGAACGTCTCGGACGACTCCACCAAGGTCTTTGGCTACTTTGTCAacctcaccaccatcttTGGTCTCATGTCCTGgatctccatcctcaccaccCACATCTTCTGGTGCCGAGCCCGCAAGGCCCAGGGTCTCGCCAACGAGGCCCTCCCCTACGTGGCTCCCTTCGGCGCCAAGGGCTCGTACGCCGCGCTGTTCATGTGCATCCTCGTGGCCCTGACCAAGAACTACGACGTCTTTGTCGGCGGCAACTTTGGCAAGGAAAAGTACAAGACCTTCATCACTGGCTACCTGGGCATTCCCGTGTACCTGATCCTCATCTTTGGCCACAAGATTGTCACCAAGTCGCGCGGCATCAAGCCCCACGAGGTCGACTTTTACACTGGCAAGGACATTATCGAccgtgaggaggaggagttcCTGGCCCGTAAGGCGGCTCTCCGCGAGGCTGAGGGAGTTAAGCGCGGCAACTGGTTCTACAAGACTTTTGTCTCTTGGCTGTTCTAG
- a CDS encoding MINDY-DUB domain-containing protein: MSNNPWADGGSEGGWEDVRPRRDGQAPSADGRDPQSAPAALRPGGAFANLEAEEEHAWGEPRRRPSDGQRLEGAPAFLRPGGDRSETNPFLRKKVPQSQDTAPSESFSKLTLDEPSTNPWQPAIVGQNAPTPPPPQLAPSLLDENTKDPWAPTPQPPISGSPALVSLPSGRESPAWDEDPLGKSTKPPTPPMKLTEELTGDTHVWDEIGDPSKGKAKAAGAGSASPDDWNLIDAEPSTSFSKESAEDKPPLPPRRPTEPSAWKPSREPVDGKTETYQIKNIRWHDATSSQNPRTSPILIQNANGPCPLVALVNALTMTTPADIEDTALVQILRSREQVSLNLLLDAVFDELMSPRRTSSEDALPDVSDLYAFLQSLHTGMNVNPRFIPTESMVNAYKRTSLTHLHPTERGDLIPGTFENTAEMALYATFSIPLIHGWLPPKSEPAYESLERQAASYEDAQNLLFREEELEEKLSDPEVGLTESEQQLYQDVMIIKEFLETSATQLTHWGIEVIGKAIRPGTFAILFRNDHFSTLYCHPQSMQLLTLVTDAGFKTHEEIVWETLSDVNGESTEFVSGDFRVVSLSGAVPGTSAGNYNSNDGGEWTTVHNKRGKARHEDEPPMSPSTEQEDRDLALALQLQEEEEERHRAEEARRRRESILSEQYIEQQARQSGPANRGGRGGHGDQAGRGAPRGGGVTRQASGLVPGRTSSSSAPTTTMATAQPRPAQQVVRSLIPPQRQGVTRPAEEAGEDAPPSYEQAAQDQVYRPPVGHPSHADSSADISRQSTRTGSVSMGQRQAGQSAGRRPPVNPAAVIGNSQSQPKDRDCVVM; this comes from the coding sequence ATGTCGAATAATCCCTGGGCTGATGGAGGGTCCGAAGGAGGATGGGAAGATGTTAGGCCACGCCGCGATGGACAAGCGCCCTCTGCTGATGGACGAGATCCTCAAAGCGCCCCCGCAGCGCTGAGGCCTGGCGGTGCCTTTGCTAActtggaggcggaggaggaacaTGCTTGGGGAGAACCTAGGAGACGACCAAGTGACGGGCAACGTCTTGAAGGTGCACCCGCCTTCCTGAGGCCAGGAGGGGACAGATCCGAGACGAACCCATTTCTACGGAAAAAGGTGCCACAGAGTCAGGATACAGCTCCCTCGGAATCCTTCTCAAAACTCACACTCGACGAGCCCAGCACAAACCCGTGGCAACCAGCAATAGTCGGCCAGAATGCGccgacgccgccgccgccacaaCTGGCTCCGAGCTTGTTGGACGAGAATACCAAAGATCCTTGGGCGCCAACACCACAGCCACCCATCTCTGGATCACCGGCCTTGGTATCACTGCCCTCGGGCCGAGAATCGCCAGCCTGGGACGAGGATCCTCTAGGAAAGAGCACCAAACCTCCTACCCCGCCTATGAAGCTGACAGAGGAACTCACCGGAGATACCCATGTCTGGGACGAGATAGGAGACCCGAGCAAGGGTAAAGCCAAGGCTGCAGGAGCTGGATCAGCATCACCCGATGACTGGAACTTGATAGACGCAGAGCCCTCGACAAGCTTTTCCAAAGAATCCGCAGAGGATAAACCACCGCTACCACCTAGACGACCGACAGAGCCATCCGCCTGGAAACCTTCACGAGAACCGGTAGACGGTAAGACCGAGACATACCAAATCAAGAACATCCGATGGCACGACGCGACCTCATCACAAAACCCTCGAACATCACCAATCCTGATCCAGAACGCAAATGGACCTTGTCCGCTTGTGGCGCTGGTGAACGCCCTCACCATGACAACACCTGCCGATATCGAGGACACAGCCCTAGTCCAGATCCTCCGCTCTAGGGAGCAAGTCAGCTTGAATCTGCTCCTGGATGCCGTCTTTGACGAGCTAATGTCACCGCGGAGGACCAGCTCTGAAGATGCCCTCCCTGATGTTTCAGACCTGTATGCTTTCTTGCAAAGCTTGCATACGGGGATGAATGTCAACCCACGTTTCATACCAACGGAGAGTATGGTGAACGCCTACAAGCGGACGTCGCTGACACATTTGCACCCTACGGAACGTGGTGATTTGATACCAGGAACCTTTGAGAACACGGCCGAAATGGCCCTTTACGCTACATTTTCGATCCCtctcatccatggatggttgCCACCCAAGTCAGAGCCTGCGTATGAATCACTGGAGCGACAGGCCGCTTCATACGAGGATGCGCAGAACCTGCTATTTCGAgaagaggagctggaggagaagctATCAGATCCTGAGGTTGGCCTCACCGAGTCAGAACAGCAGCTTTACCAAGATGTGATGATTATCAAGGAATTTCTGGAGACCTCGGCTACTCAGCTCACACATTGGGGCATTGAAGTTATCGGCAAAGCTATCCGGCCCGGCACCTTTGCCATCTTGTTTCGAAACGATCACTTCAGCACGCTCTACTGTCATCCACAGTCGATGCAGCTTCTCACACTGGTTACAGACGCAGGCTTCAAGACTCACGAGGAAATCGTATGGGAGACGCTATCTGATGTCAACGGAGAGAGCACCGAGTTTGTGTCAGGAGATTTCCGCGTTGTCAGCCTTAGTGGTGCTGTTCCCGGAACAAGTGCAGGAAACTACAACAGCAACGATGGAGGAGAATGGACAACGGTGCATAACAAGCGCGGCAAGGCCCGACATGAGGATGAACCTCCGATGAGTCCTAGTACTGAACAGGAGGATCGAGACCTGGCTCTTGCATTGCAGCtacaagaggaagaagaggagagacaTAGAGCAGAGGAGGCGCGCCGGCGGAGGGAGAGTATACTTTCGGAGCAGTACATTGAGCAACAGGCTCGACAATCGGGACCTGCGAACCGTggtggccgaggaggccatggCGACCAAGCTGGTCGAGGGGCTCCAAGGGGTGGAGGCGTCACCAGACAAGCCAGTGGTCTCGTACCGGGCCGAACCAGTTCTTCCAGTGCACCAACGACAACCATGGCCACCGCACAGCCTCGACCTGCTCAGCAAGTAGTCCGCTCTCTCATTCCTCCTCAGCGACAGGGCGTCACACGACCCGCCGAGGAAGCGGGTGAGGATGCACCTCCTTCTTATGAGCAGGCAGCTCAGGACCAGGTGTATCGGCCGCCGGTGGGCCATCCGAGCCATGCTGACAGCAGCGCCGACATCTCGAGGCAGTCGACAAGGACGGGTTCGGTATCTATGGGACAGCGACAGGCGGGCCAGTCTGCGGGCAGACGGCCGCCCGTTAACCCCGCGGCGGTGATTGGGAACAGTCAATCGCAGCCCAAGGACAGGGACTGCGTCGTCATGTGA